The following coding sequences lie in one Hippoglossus hippoglossus isolate fHipHip1 chromosome 14, fHipHip1.pri, whole genome shotgun sequence genomic window:
- the LOC117774852 gene encoding bromodomain-containing protein DDB_G0278469-like — MAGLHPVLLFGTKKKNCVSCDCLSGLEVVTDTENASVKAVRTLYESLLSVIVKREKANTSTPVDPEGPRELAESPLHPEAEEEEEEEEEEEEEEETFSLLLTPCDPAPTAPATAPSTSHSPPGPSSPSSSPPLSNSKESCPPLYPGKTLQINHVRDPQRREKSQPNKLQLPQLNGKLPIFKNHR, encoded by the exons ATGGCAGGGTTGCACCCTGTTCTTCTTTTtggaacaaagaagaagaactgtGTGTCCTGTGACTGCCTCAGTGGCCTGGAGGTAGTCACAGACACGGAAAACGCGTCGGTGAAAGCAGTACGCACACTTTATGAAAGCCTCTTGTCAG TGATAGTTAAAAGAGAGAAGGCCAACACATCAACTCCGGTGGACCCAGAGGGACCGAGGGAACTGGCTGAATCCCCTCTTCATCCAgaagccgaggaggaggaggaagaagaagaagaagaagaggaagaggaagaaacattCAGCCTCTTGTTGACTCCTTGTG ACCCTGCACCTACAGCTCCCGCCACAGCCCCATCCACCTCCCATTCACCTCCTGGACCAAGTTCCCCATCCTCATCTCCCCCACTCTCCAACTCCAAAGAGAGCTGTCCACCATTATATCCAGGTAAGACCCTGCAAATAAACCATGTTAGGGAC CCgcaaaggagggaaaaaagtcAACCCAACAA aTTGCAATTACCACAACTCAATGGGAAGCTACCCATATTCAAAAATCACCGCTGA